One Rhizoctonia solani chromosome 1, complete sequence DNA window includes the following coding sequences:
- a CDS encoding 20S proteasome subunit — protein sequence MSRTSYDRYLTVFSPEGRLYQVEYAFKAISGSGQTAISIRGKDTCVVITQKKVPDKLVDASTITHLFSLTPTIGCVMVGLIADARAQVARARAEAAEFRYKYGYEITPDALARRMANINQVYTQRAAMRPLGIAMILIGIDPETGPQIFKLDPAGYFVGFHATAAGQKQQESMNFLEKRWKKLDGASDDASVAGKKLERDQVIEMAIEAISTVLSTDFKPGELEIGIVSTGGGEDGRWRTMPEEELERHLLAYAERD from the exons ATGAGTCGCACATCTTACGACCGATATCTCACTGTATTCTCTCCTGAGGGTCGTCTCTACCAAGTCG AGTATGCATTCAAGGCCATTTCTGGGTCTGGGCAGACCGCCATTTCTATCCGGGGCAAGGACACTTGTGTAGTGATCACACAGAAGAAAGTCCCT GACAAACTTGTTGATGCGTCGACTATTACCCATTTGTTCAGTCTCACCCCAACGATTGGTTGTGTCATGGTCGGACTCATAG CCGATGCCAGGGCACAGGTAGCCCGTGCTCGAGCAGAAGCCGCCGAGTTCCGTTATAAATATGGTTATGAGATCACCCCAGACGCACTGGCTCGTCGAATGGCCAATATTAACCAGGTTTATACTCAGCGAGCTGCTATGCGACCTCTGGGTATCG CTATGATTCTAATTGGTATTGATCCTGAGACTGGTCCACAAATATTCAAGCTGGATCCCGCCGGTTACTTTGTTGGATTCCACGCGACAGCCGCTGGCCAGAAACAACAAGAATCCATGAACTTCCTGGAGAAGCGGTGGAAAAAGCTTGACGGTGCATCGGATGACGCTAGTGTTGCGGGGAAGAAATTGGAGCGAGACCAGGTCATTGAG ATGGCAATCGAAGCAATCTCAACTGTGTTATCGACGGACTTCAAGCCTGGCGAACTTGAGATTGGGATTGTGTCTACTGGAGGCGGCGAGGATGGCCGTTGGAGAACAATGCCCGAGGAGGAACTCGAGCGACACTTGCTCGCTTATGCTGAGCGCGACTAG